A window of the Streptomyces griseochromogenes genome harbors these coding sequences:
- a CDS encoding DUF397 domain-containing protein encodes MAETTTQQQPLAGWDKPELDLSKAEWQSSSRGLGDVQIAFVEGFIAMRNSERPQSPSLIFTPAEWGAFVSGAREGEFDLT; translated from the coding sequence GTGGCCGAGACCACCACCCAGCAGCAGCCGCTCGCGGGCTGGGACAAGCCGGAGCTGGACCTCAGCAAGGCCGAGTGGCAGTCCAGCAGCCGAGGGCTGGGCGATGTCCAGATCGCCTTTGTCGAGGGATTCATCGCGATGCGCAACAGCGAGCGCCCGCAAAGCCCTTCCTTGATCTTCACCCCGGCGGAATGGGGTGCCTTCGTCTCCGGCGCACGGGAGGGCGAGTTCGACCTGACCTGA